One window of the Rosa rugosa chromosome 3, drRosRugo1.1, whole genome shotgun sequence genome contains the following:
- the LOC133740423 gene encoding MFP1 attachment factor 1-like — MSDAESTVEAVDSQEPPKQQESQDRKPSSGAAYSLWPPTDRTRNAVVDRLIETLTTPSPLSRRYGTLSADEANEESRRIEQDAFAAAGGSAATEVSGETGMKILQIYSKEISKRMLEVVKAKNAAASAAENGASETAETGSTAAADDAAAAVPSEDVKTEELKTETEST, encoded by the coding sequence ATGTCAGACGCCGAGAGCACCGTGGAAGCCGTCGATTCCCAAGAGCCACCCAAGCAGCAGGAATCACAGGATCGGAAGCCCAGCTCCGGCGCCGCCTACAGCCTTTGGCCTCCGACCGACCGCACCCGCAACGCCGTCGTCGACCGTCTCATCGAGACCCTCACCACTCCCTCCCCTCTCTCCAGACGCTACGGCACCTTGTCCGCCGACGAGGCCAACGAGGAGTCCCGCCGAATCGAGCAAGACGCCTTCGCCGCCGCCGGGGGATCCGCCGCCACGGAGGTCAGCGGCGAGACCGGGATGAAGATCCTGCAGATCTACTCCAAGGAGATCAGCAAGCGCATGCTCGAGGTCGTCAAGGCTAAGAACGCCGCTGCTTCTGCTGCTGAAAACGGCGCGTCCGAGACCGCCGAGACTGGTAGCACCGCCGCCGCCGACGATGCCGCCGCCGCCGTTCCCAGTGAGGATGTCAAGACTGAGGAATTGAAGACTGAGACTGAGTCAACCTGA
- the LOC133739770 gene encoding cytochrome P450 81Q32-like has product MEEFLWLFNSVAFFFIMFVCKFITQKYGASSPTKVLPPSPPSIPIIGHLHLLRNKKEPLHRTFHKLSQKYGPVLFLRLGFRNLLVVSSPSAVEECFTKNDVVFANRPRSLAGKHLNYNYKSLIWAPYGDYWRTLRRLTTLELFSTKQLSMLIEFRKEEVRVLLKELVKDFGTSGWAKVELRHRLKKLSFNVLMQMIAGKRYYSEEEADQEAKRFRELMKELLQIHGFSNLNDFFPVLQLVDFQGVEKRMMELMKKMDGFFQSLIDEQRRMGSDGLCIEGKPTLINIMLSLQQQDPEFYTDETMKGVITTILRAGTESASTAVEWTMSLLLNHPNEMEKARAEIEANVGQDRLLDEADLPKLEYLQKIYTESKRLFPPAPLLVPHESSEACMISGFHVPRGTQLLVNAWSIHRDPDLWENPTKFMPERFESGISTEGFKMIPFGVGRRACSGAPLGKRLMGMVLGALIQCFEWEKIKGEEIDMAEGLFQSMSKAEPFKALCKPRHDAQIWC; this is encoded by the exons ATGGAAGAATTTCTCTGGTTATTCAATAGCGTAGCGTTCTTTTTCATTATGTTTGTGTGCAAGTTCATCACACAAAAGTATGGGGCAAGTAGCCCTACAAAAGTACTCCCACCGAGTCCACCTTCAATCCCTATCATAGGCCATCTCCACTTGCTCAGAAACAAGAAAGAACCTCTTCACCGGACTTTCCATAAACTCTCTCAAAAATACGGCCCCGTTCTCTTTCTCCGGTTGGGGTTTCGTAACCTGCTCGTAGTCTCCTCACCGTCTGCGGTCGAAGAATGCTTCACTAAGAACGACGTCGTCTTTGCAAACCGTCCGCGTTCTCTTGCCGGAAAGCACCTGAATTACAACTACAAGTCGCTGATATGGGCTCCTTATGGTGATTATTGGCGCACCCTACGACGCCTCACCACCTTGGAGCTCTTCTCCACAAAGCAGCTCAGCATGCTCATTGAATTCCGGAAGGAGGAGGTTCGTGTTTTGCTGAAGGAGCTGGTTAAAGACTTCGGTACCAGCGGTTGGGCGAAGGTGGAGTTGAGACACAGACTCAAGAAGCTGAGTTTCAACGTCCTGATGCAGATGATAGCGGGGAAGAGGTATTATAGTGAAGAAGAGGCGGACCAGGAAGCGAAGCGGTTTAGGGAGTTGATGAAGGAATTGTTGCAGATTCATGGGTTCTCAAATCTTAATGATTTTTTCCCGGTTCTTCAGTTGGTGGATTTTCAAGGGGTGGAGAAGAGGATGATGGAGTTGATGAAGAAGATGGATGGATTTTTTCAAAGCTTGATCGACGAGCAAAGGAGGATGGGGAGTGATGGGCTTTGTATTGAGGGAAAGCCTACGTTGATCAATATAATGCTCTCTTTGCAACAGCAAGATCCTGAGTTCTATACTGACGAAACCATGAAAGGTGTTATAACT ACAATACTACGTGCCGGGACTGAATCAGCATCAACGGCCGTGGAATGGACAATGTCACTTCTTCTCAACCATCCAAATGAAATGGAAAAGGCTCGAGCTGAAATCGAAGCTAATGTTGGACAAGACCGACTATTGGATGAAGCAGATTTGCCGAAACTAGAATACCTACAGAAAATATACACGGAGTCCAAAAGGTTATTTCCACCTGCTCCACTTCTTGTGCCACACGAATCATCCGAGGCATGCATGATCAGTGGTTTCCATGTACCTCGTGGCACGCAGCTGTTGGTCAACGCTTGGAGCATTCATAGAGATCCAGACCTGTGGGAGAATCCAACAAAATTTATGCCGGAGCGATTTGAAAGCGGAATTAGTACTGAAGGATTTAAGATGATTCCTTTTGGCGTTGGGAGACGAGCTTGTTCTGGAGCTCCCCTAGGAAAAAGACTAATGGGGATGGTATTGGGAGCCTTGATTCAATGCTTTGAATGGGAGAAGATAAAAGGGGAAGAGATTGACATGGCAGAAGGATTATTTCAGTCCATGTCAAAAGCTGAGCCCTTCAAGGCTCTCTGCAAACCACGCCATGATGCGCAAATCTGGTGTTGA